In Thunnus maccoyii chromosome 3, fThuMac1.1, whole genome shotgun sequence, the following proteins share a genomic window:
- the LOC121892219 gene encoding odorant receptor 131-2-like, translated as MNSTRRQDSFNDAFTKNFITFAFGFIINSINGAFVYTYFKSQVFQRDPRYVLYIHLVINDMIMLTVSVALQIMTYTIPLRFAPCCIMLLILVTTNKNSPLNLAGMAVERYIAVCRPLRHVQICTVQRAYALIALIWGISIIPAFTDIIIILATKPLSVFSSSVICYPTYIYNTPYHKTQSTVVQVLLFSFVFLTVIVTYLKVLCAARAVSGSNQASARNARNTILLHGVQLLICMLSYISPFLNLILVTTWPQERTKIFFSCFLFTNVLPRLLSPLIYGVRDKKFSSHIRLHFCCKCCNSVGKRVK; from the exons ATGAACTCAACCAGACGTCAGGACAGCTTTAACGATGCTTTCACAAAGAACTTCATCACCTTTGCTTTCGGCTTTATCATCAACTCCATCAATGGAGCTTTCGTCTACACCTACTTTAAGAGCCAGGTCTTCCAGCGAGACCCCAG GTATGTGCTCTACATCCATCTGGTGATCAACGACATGATTATGCTCACCGTTTCTGTGGCACTGCAAATCATGACCTACACCATCCCCCTGCGTTTTGCACCCTGCTGCATCATGTTGCTCATCTTAGTCACTACCAACAA GAACAGCCCTCTGAACCTCGCTGGCATGGCAGTGGAGCGTTACATCGCTGTTTGTCGACCTCTTCGTCACGTCCAGATCTGCACCGTGCAGCGAGCCTACGCTCTGATTGCACTGATCTGGGGCATCTCCATCATCCCTGCCTTcacagacatcatcatcatcctcgcCACCAAGcccctctctgtcttctcaAGCAGTGTCATCTGTTACCCTACTTATATCTACAACACACCGTACCACAagacacaaagtacagttgTCCAG GTCCTTCTGTTTTCCTTCGTCTTCCTGACTGTGATCGTCACCTACCTGAAGGTCCTCTGCGCTGCTCGGGCAGTTTCTGGCTCCAACCAGGCTTCAGCCAGAAACGCCCGCAACACCATCCTGCTGCATGGAGTCCAGCTCCTCATCTGCATGTTGTCATACATCTCTCCCTTCCTCAACCTCATTTTAGTCACCACTTGGCCCCAGGAACGCACCAAGATCTTCTtcagctgcttcctgtttacCAATGTGCTTCCTCGTCTGCTCAGCCCGCTCATCTACGGCGTCAGAGACAAGAAGTTCAGCAGCCACATCAGGCTGCACTTCTGCTGTAAATGCTGCAACTCTGTAGGAAAGAGGGTGAAATGA
- the LOC121894590 gene encoding odorant receptor 131-2-like isoform X2, with translation MLVWLALSIINSTMVHTFLRHSLFYENPRYIMFISMVINDALQLSLVTALYVVSYIFRKIHASVCCLLIMTAVLTTRSTPLILAGMAVERYVSICFPLHYSQMCTVPRTLLLIYVILLLTATPPVTDLLITVVKEPPSFFQTSIFCDHSLLFQDQSIYYKNCVFDGVYLSFVALTLLYTYCKIMLTARAASMGLASVKRARNTVLLHGVQLLLCMLAYVVPSLQAALISLFPRLSLEIRYIFFLVVYIIPRFLSPVIYGFRDEQFRKYWTRYLACWSHSIIRVRPVVLKANLQVK, from the exons ATGCTGGTATGGCTCGCCCTCAGTATCATTAACAGCACCATGGTGCACACCTTCCTACGACACAG CCTCTTCTATGAGAACCCCCGGTACATCATGTTCATCAGTATGGTGATCAACGATGCTCTGCAGCTAAGCCTTGTAACAGCTCTCTACGTGGTCAGCTACATCTTCAGGAAGATCCATGCATCTGTCTGCTGCCTTCTG ATCATGACAGCAGTGCTCACCACCCGCTCCACCCCTCTCATCCTGGCCGGGATGGCTGTGGAGCGTTATGTCTCCATCTGCTTCCCCCTCCACTACAGCCAGATGTGCACCGTCCCTCGCACTCTCCTCCTCATCTACGTCATCCTCCTCCTAACCGCCACCCCGCCCGTCACCGACCTCCTCATCACCGTTGTCAAGGAGCCTCCAAGTTTCTTCCAAACCTCTATTTTCTGTGACCACTCGCTCCTCTTTCAGGACCAGTCCATCTACTACAAGAACTGTGTGTTTGACGGGGTGTATCTCTCCTTCGTGGCTCTGACGCTGCTCTACACCTACTGCAAGATCATGCTGACTGCAAGAGCGGCCTCCATGGGCCTGGCCTCAGTGAAGAGAGCGAGGAACACTGTGCTGCTTCATGGAGTGCAG TTGCTGCTCTGCATGCTTGCCTATGTGGTTCCCTCCCTTCAGGCTGCTCTCATCTCCCTTTTCCCCCGTCTCAGTCTGGAGATTCGTTACATCTTCTTCCTGGTCGTCTACATCATCCCCCGTTTCCTGAGCCCCGTGATCTATGGTTTTCGAGATGAGCAGTTCAGGAAGTACTGGACGCGGTACCTGGCTTGTTGGAGCCACAGCATCATCAGGGTCAGGCCAGTGGTACTGAAAGCGAACCTGCAGGTGAAATAA
- the LOC121894590 gene encoding odorant receptor 131-2-like isoform X1, protein MRLFLNTVSCLFYENPRYIMFISMVINDALQLSLVTALYVVSYIFRKIHASVCCLLIMTAVLTTRSTPLILAGMAVERYVSICFPLHYSQMCTVPRTLLLIYVILLLTATPPVTDLLITVVKEPPSFFQTSIFCDHSLLFQDQSIYYKNCVFDGVYLSFVALTLLYTYCKIMLTARAASMGLASVKRARNTVLLHGVQLLLCMLAYVVPSLQAALISLFPRLSLEIRYIFFLVVYIIPRFLSPVIYGFRDEQFRKYWTRYLACWSHSIIRVRPVVLKANLQVK, encoded by the exons ATGAGATTATTCCTGAACACAGTTTCATG CCTCTTCTATGAGAACCCCCGGTACATCATGTTCATCAGTATGGTGATCAACGATGCTCTGCAGCTAAGCCTTGTAACAGCTCTCTACGTGGTCAGCTACATCTTCAGGAAGATCCATGCATCTGTCTGCTGCCTTCTG ATCATGACAGCAGTGCTCACCACCCGCTCCACCCCTCTCATCCTGGCCGGGATGGCTGTGGAGCGTTATGTCTCCATCTGCTTCCCCCTCCACTACAGCCAGATGTGCACCGTCCCTCGCACTCTCCTCCTCATCTACGTCATCCTCCTCCTAACCGCCACCCCGCCCGTCACCGACCTCCTCATCACCGTTGTCAAGGAGCCTCCAAGTTTCTTCCAAACCTCTATTTTCTGTGACCACTCGCTCCTCTTTCAGGACCAGTCCATCTACTACAAGAACTGTGTGTTTGACGGGGTGTATCTCTCCTTCGTGGCTCTGACGCTGCTCTACACCTACTGCAAGATCATGCTGACTGCAAGAGCGGCCTCCATGGGCCTGGCCTCAGTGAAGAGAGCGAGGAACACTGTGCTGCTTCATGGAGTGCAG TTGCTGCTCTGCATGCTTGCCTATGTGGTTCCCTCCCTTCAGGCTGCTCTCATCTCCCTTTTCCCCCGTCTCAGTCTGGAGATTCGTTACATCTTCTTCCTGGTCGTCTACATCATCCCCCGTTTCCTGAGCCCCGTGATCTATGGTTTTCGAGATGAGCAGTTCAGGAAGTACTGGACGCGGTACCTGGCTTGTTGGAGCCACAGCATCATCAGGGTCAGGCCAGTGGTACTGAAAGCGAACCTGCAGGTGAAATAA
- the LOC121894366 gene encoding odorant receptor 131-2-like: MSSSVDPGGNMTFPSQFMLVRDTFTTAFVKNLIVVLVWIILSYINGTLVATFFRHQAFYEDPRYILFIHMVINDAIQLTVTITLFVLSYIFYKLNVSFCCFFILVAVFTTRNTPVNLASMAIERYIAICEPLRHSHICTVRRTYIVIGLIWFICVAPDITDLFVTLATESLSFFHQSVFCLRQNVFKDPILAYKRQAFDIIYFSCVFLTLVFTYLRILFAARALSTEKVSAQRARNTILLHGAQLAMCMLSYISPSVEIVLHLIFPGRILEIRFANYLIVYILPRFLSPIIYGVRDKKFRKYLKMYFVSNRCRVRVQKVAAQDKDSI, encoded by the exons ATGAGCTCATCAGTGGATCCTGGAGGCAACATGACTTTTCCTTCTCAG TTTATGCTCGTCAGAGACACCTTCACCACAGCATTTGTGAAGAACCTGATTGTGGTTCTGGTCTGGATCATCCTCAGTTATATCAATGGCACCTTGGTTGCCACCTTTTTTAGACACCAG GCCTTTTATGAAGACCCTCGCTACATCCTCTTCATCCACATGGTGATCAACGACGCCATCCAGCTGACTGTCACCATCACGCTCTTTGTCCTCAGCTACATCTTCTACAAGTTAAATGTCTCATTCTGCTGCTTCTTTATCCTGGTGGCTGTCTTCACCACCAGAAACACCCCGGTCAACTTAGCTAGTATGGCCATAGAGCGCTATATTGCTATTTGCGAACCTTTACGGCACTCCCACATCTGCACAGTGAGGAGGACTTACATTGTCATCGGGTTGATTTGGTTTATATGTGTGGCTCCGGATATTACAGATCTATTTGTCACACTGGCGACTGAGTCCCTGAGCTTCTTCCATCAGTCGGTGTTCTGTTTGCGCCAGAATGTGTTCAAAGACCCGATCCTGGCATACAAAAGACAAGCTTTTGATATCATCTATTTCTCCTGTGTGTTTCTGACTCTGGTCTTCACCTACCTGAGGATCCTGTTTGCAGCCAGGGCCCTCTCCACAGAGAAGGTGTCAGCCCAGAGAGCCAGGAACACCATCCTGCTCCACGGGGCCCAGCTGGCCATGTGCATGCTCTCCTACATCTCCCCCAGCGTGGAGATTGTCCTGCATCTAATCTTCCCCGGCCGAATCCTAGAAATCAGATTCGCCAACTATCTGATTGTCTACATCCTGCCTCGGTTCCTGAGCCCGATCATCTACGGTGTCCGAGACAAAAAGTTCAGGAAGTACCTGAAGATGTACTTTGTGAGCAACAGATGCAGAGTCAGAGTGCAGAAAGTGGCCGCACAGGACAAAGACAGCATATAA